The following DNA comes from Zonotrichia leucophrys gambelii isolate GWCS_2022_RI chromosome 4A, RI_Zleu_2.0, whole genome shotgun sequence.
AGTTTGTGTTTTTGAAGATCTTTGTATTGTTCCTGTTCTGTGCCTCACATTCTGTCTAAAACTGAATCTACCttacagagcagcagcaatgggTCCATACTTCAGGTAATGAAAACCCAGCCTCCAGCAGGCCTGGTGTTTTTTGTAAGGAATGAACTAGGGCTGGATGTACTGCAAAAGACAATTTGCTACATCATCAGCTTTTCAAGCACCTTTGGGGAAGGATTACATCAGGCTGCTTTAAAATATGGGGATTGTTTGCAAATACCTTGCAGTTGGCCAAGAACTTTATCCTTCACTTTAATGAATCCTAAATCCTTTTTGTGACAAGAGCTTGTGGAGAAGAAACAATGAGCAAGAATGTTTaatttttgccattaaaaataaGGAACTAGGATACAGATGAAGAGATAGTAAACTTCAGAATCACTCTGTGATAGTTAGAGATGCTGTTTATCTTGTGGTGGGCTGAAAGAACACACACCATGGGACTGAAATGTGAGGGAGAGGTTCATGTACTGCTGAGGGTTCCAGAATGCTGGAAGTTCTTCAAAAAGCAGGTTAAGAATTTTAAACTATCCTTGTAAGACTGAAGAAATAAGttcaaagagaaacaaaatgcagtttgggCATATCTGGTCTAAGATTGGATTTAGGCTCTCTAGCTCCAAAGCCATGGTCTGTCTAGAGAAAGCCAGAGTGCTCTGtagcacagcagggcactgggcaGCTTCAGCTGTGGAGGGAAATGAGAGTTGTTTAGCTGAGGAGGAATGGCACGTGCCACAGGTATTAAGCTGCAACTCCATGCACAAGGCACAAAGGGCTGGCCCaggcaaagagaaagaacaGGGTCTAAGTTTGCACACTGCAATGGATAATttggcattttaaaagaaacacgGGATTTTAACCAATTCCTTACTAAATATTGAAGTCTTCAGAGTCTCAGAGTCAATGAAAGTTCACCAAgagaacagccctggcacagacccattggtggggctggcagggacctgcaCATGGCTCAGCAGCAACACTGCCTGTAACAGGCAGATGTCATCAAGTAGCttgaaaggggggaaaaaataaaagctaaacaGGGAGAGGATGGAGCTACTCCCTCAGGAGCAGGTGAGGTGGTGTCTAACCCCCATGCAGTCACAGTGCCCGTGCCAACACTCAGCAGAacctgcagggcactgctgccagctccccagcacaaaCTGCAATTCCAGCACACTGGCAGGCTGTAAAAGGTACAGAACACAGTTCACAATGTGGGTCACTCATTttcactaggaaaaaaaaaagaaaaaaagaccatATTTACCACATCTCAAAACAATAGTTTCAAATAACTGTTGTATTCTAACAATAAGAGTGTTGTTCTGCAATTACatgcaaaagaaataaattctcattatgtatttggttttgttggggtttttgtttgtttgtaccttggctttgtttggttttggttacttTTGTCTGTGATAATCAGTCATGGGGTTTCTTTTCAGTCATACTGAGCCTACCCCATGGCTAAGCTCTATTTACATGACAGTGAAGCAATTTCCTTTTTGAAGGGTGAAATTAACACtctcaaatattaaaaataataaatctggTGGGTGTTTTGCATAAGATGGTATAAAGGTAATCTACAAAATGCAATCAGCAAAACTTGCAGTCACTGAACACTACACAGAGTAAAACTCTGTGTGAACGTACCTGgataaataaaacagatttccaGTTAACTCTGCTATTAGTGCTTGCTTTATGATAGGAGTACATCAGCCATGGAGGACCAGGGCTGACTGtattaaatacacatttatacTCAGCCTGTCATTTTCACATAATTTATTTGAATGAGTTCTGACAGAAATGGGGTAATGTTTGCACTATTGCTTTGCTGCTGGATGCTGTAATAGGTTGAATCTTGCTGCACTTTAATTGGGGAGagacattttgaagaaaattaagCCATTCTTGATTGATAAAGTGTTCTATTGAAGCTGATTATCACAGATAATTTCTCCAAAATTGTCTTTGGTTGGAAGCATGTAGCCTTGACATTAGACCAGTGCTAATTAATTTGGACAAACAGAGCTCTGGCCACACTGTCTGATCCTCACAGACTTCACCTGcacttttaaagcaaaaaataactaaagcaccaaaacaaacaaaaactgaaacCAAAAATACGCCACAAACTGTTGAGTTTTCCCCTTGTTCTCCCATTTTGAAACACCAATAACCTGGTTGATGATGAACACTCCCAGAGATGCCAGAGGTCACTACATGTTTGTCACACCTGCTAATTTCTGCTTTTACCCTCACATGTGTCCAAGTACAGAAGTTTGCCCGTCAcctctgtgccatccctgttATCTCTGAGCATCCAGACCCTGAACAGGAATGCCCATCTGTCCAAGACATGACCTCCTATCAATTTAAATGCTAAAACAAGAAGGTGTCATTTaggttttacttttttaaaacacagaaaagacaCCTCAATTTGAAACAGTTTTGGACTACTTCTAACAGGTGAATTGAAATCATTACTTCAGTTCACACGTTGTTCCAGACCTGGGAGTTCTTTCTagggttttttattgttttaaacaACAAACTCAAACTTTCCCTACCAGATATAAATCAGCCTATTACTTATTGTGCTCCCCAGGGAGTGAGCATGAAGAATGGATCACTGTTCTCTATAGGTGCCTGCCCTACTTTACTTTCTGCCTTTTGAGTTGCAGCAAACACAATCTCTCCCAGTGAGCCCATTTCTATTGCATTTAATCAAGGTCATTAAACCAGGGCCCCTCTGCCCCCAcgttcaaaacaaaacaaaacaccaaccTCACCCCCCTACACAGCTTATGgaaattccttcccaaagccTTTACTTCATCCCAGAACCTGCTTGCTTTCTATGTAATGGGACAGCTCTCACCTTGGGACTTTTTTGTGTTGCTACAGAAACATTCCATTTACTAGCGTTCCTTCTGAAGCAACTTTAATAAAAGAGAAGCATAATGGAAAATCAACCAATGATCTTTCAATCCTTAACTCAGTATTGCACACTTACCTAATGCTGTTTACATAGAAAACCCCAAGTTAATACTATGGCATTTTGCCTTTTCAGATGGGTACTCATTCTGGTCTGCtgttaaaatacagcttttccTCCAAAAACAATGAAAGGAAGGTGGAATAGACCACAGTTATCAGCCCCAGCCATCTTCTGGAAATGAACAAAGAAACTGCACAAGATAAAAACTACTCTAAATGCTGGCAAGGTTGTGAATCTCTAACATATGCAACTGCCACACTCACCTCTATGAATAATGACAATTGAAATTAGAGATACCAGATAAACAACCCGGGAGCAGGGCAAAATTCAAGACCCTCAGAGAATTCATAGGATTTCAAAAAACCCCTAACTATGGACAGAGACCtttgaaagggggaaaatgtaTGAAGAAAACTCACCTGTCTGTGGCCTCACAAccctctccagcccagccagagtGGGAACCACCCAGAACTCACCTGGTAACGTTCAGTTCTTCCCAGGCCTTTCTGATTAAGGAAACGAGCCTCTGCAGCTGATTACCAACTTAATGACCCCAATTAATTCTGCCCCTGGGcatcagcccagcacagctgttgCTGCTCAAGCTCCAATTCCCCAGCACTGTTCCCTCCAAACTTCCtcccttttctctgctgtgtgccctcaagagcaaagctgctctgggagcctgCCCAGGGCCTTTGCTGTTGACCTGCTCTCGTTTTTCAGCTGGGTGCTGGATGATGTTCTCCTGCAGGAGAGTTTGattagatatcaggaagaaattcatcactgtgagggtggtgaggccctggcacaggctggccagaggagctgtggatgtcccatccctgaagtgttcaaggccaggttggatggactCAGAGCTATCttgtctagtggaaggtgtccctgctcatgacAACGGGTTGGAaggagatgagctttaagggcccttccaacccaaaccattctgtgattctgtgactacAACCAGCTCTTTCCTGCCTTTATTTTGGCAGACCTGCATTTTTCTTGGTTGGAAAATCCACAAGGATGCAAACCCACTGGGGTTTGGGACCTAAAACAGGCTGCAAGAAGACAAAAATCAGCCACTGCAATCCAACACAATTTTGTCATCACCAGGATATTCTAAGGCACTTGTGTTACTGATGCAGGGCAAAATGGTCACTTAGTGCCTGTAGTCCATTCAGTCACAAAGTGCAGCAAGAtagatttatttatattattaaacCCAGTCTTCTGAAGGAGTAAGCCCAGCTATCAATGCCCTACCTTTCTGCAGTtaggaacaaaaaagaaaagctcaCTTTTCTAGGAAGGCTTTAATTCTTTTCTTCGGCCCAGTGGCAATTTTGAAAGAGCAGTTTCTGGATCCACTTTCAACATATCTGCAAAAACATCTTCTGGTCtgagctgatttatttttcccagcACTCATAAATCTTTACACTGCATCAGAGCCTTGCTCAGGATCATTACCAAGGGCAACTGCCTGCAAAGCCTCACTGAAATCTAAACCCTCAAACACAGCAAGGACTCTCCAGTATATCTGGTAGTTTCCAGAATACATTTCTAGAACAGTTTCAGTTTCCATGCAACTGTTGACCTTGCATGAGCATCTTCATCTTTGCAGTGTCAGCATTTAAAAGCCGCTGCCTACACTGAGCAAGTGTGCATcagtaatttaatttctaaacaGCAAAATAGTGAATAAATTACTGGAATtatcacaaaaataatttctcctttcagtgtttcatttcttcttaaagaagcagcagaagcacaACATGTTCtcagtgaaaatatttacaacCCAAGGATCTGGCTCAAATTTTGTTTGACTTCATCCAGGTATGTGTTGGAGAACAGTCTAAACTTCAGTAAATCTTAGAGGGATTTAATTTGACATGGTTACTTTGGGCAGCTCAGCATTTACTGCCTGAGAGTGCTTTTGGCCAGGCATTTGCCATAGGGTTATTCCAGACACATTTtaccctggcagagctgccagcctgttctgcagtgccccagcaccACTCAGCAACAATCAGAACTCAGACCTACAACACAAGGAGTAAAGATAAGGAAGCCACAAGTTATTTCTTGTACTTTTAATATCATAAGAACAAGCTATGAAAATTtctagtaataataataataaaagaaaaaaaaaggtagagtAACTGgtaagtttggggttttttggcgctttttttttcttgtttgttttttttgtttggttgtttctttcagttttgaaaattaatCTTACAAGAGGTCTCAAACAATTTCATAAACTTACAAAATATATTCAAGTGTGGAAAGTTATTTTACTGataaaacagcatttctttATAATGTGCTTTTCTCCAGACAGGTTAAGGAAGCACAGGCATATCAGAACAAACCATTCATAGCATCAGTACAAATCCCTTTTCTCCAACATAGGCATTTGAAATCCATTGAACTGTAGTatgccaaacaaacaaagcaacagAAAAGCAGTGACTGCTATAGACAATACAGGGAACATACAAAAAGATCTCTCAAGTCTTCAGTTGCTACAGTTTCATAGTGGAAGTGCTTAGCTCTTCAGCTGGCTTTGTTTCACTGACTGGTTGTACAGAGTAATTTGGTCTCGAACGAAAAAATGGAAGCATTAACTCCAGTGCAGTGTTTGGAGCACAAACATATTCATTTCATAGATGCCCATTGAAAATTTTGGGTATTGCAGCAGATTCAGCAATGGTCACACCAAACCAGCTGGATGGGTTTGTACAGAAttaaatgaaagcatttttgtgttttctgctaATTTCAACAGAATATtaagaagcagcacagagctagcaacaaagagatttttttgtttgtgccaTTAGTTACTCCATTGTAAAACCACCACTTGACTCTAAGAGCTACAATCTCACTTggtataataaataaaaatattttgcaaaccAGCATGTTCAGTTCTAAAGAGCAAGAGCTAATTATAGTCGTACTGAATCACCCAAGTGATCCTCACTGAAGATGATGGAAACAGGCAGGAGTAACTGGCACCTCTCCCTGGCCTGAAGCAATTGTGTTCCAGTGCATTTCCCCACAAAACTCCTGGGTATGCATACCAAGTCTTACTCTCCTACTCCATCTACAGATCTTACTAAGTAGGACTTTTAACTGGGTTTGTCCAGCTAGGCCAGTTAGTTATCTTCCTCAGTCATGTTCCAGGTAgtggtgggggtttttgtttggtcagtttttttcaatattaattGCAAAAGTCAGATTTAAAAGCAGCTTGCATTTAAATAGCATGAAAATAATTGAGAATAACCTTTGATTGACTGAAACATTGCCTCATATATTTTGAATCTCCCAGTCTGCCTagaaaaagcttaaaaattattatacaAATTCAAACCTGGATAAAAATATCCAATAAGTATTTATTCACAGCACAAGCTTATCAGGTACTGATAAGTGTGTGTTCTGGTGACTGCCTTCAAAGTCCAACAAGCCAATGCCACAGCTGCACCCATTGCTGCATTTGAAAAGGCAAAACCTGTTTTGTGTATGCAAAGCAGATCTGTAACACCACTTACACAATCAACAGCAAGTTAAACAGCCAGTAGAATACACCACGCCAGTGTCACAGCTCAACAGTGCTGTACCAGTTACAGGCATGCTCAGGTTATGTTTTCTTCTCAATCTTCTAGAGGAAATACAAATATATGAACATCACATATTCTCTTAAGAACAAACAGTAATTAAATAGAATGATCCTTTCTTCACTACATACAGAAATAACAATGTATTTACAATATTTACAGTTTTCAAAAATCCTGTTCTTGCACTATTCTGCAGGAATTCAAATTCTTCAGCCTGAAAAATAGGTACACAATAGTTCTGATCATAAACAGCCTCTAAACAGAGACAGGTTACTAATTCTAACTTACTGGTGTACAGACTAGAGGGcctgaaaaggaaataaagccaCTCATTTCAGCTAAATATCCCATTGTTTGTGGGATTACATGGCAAACTACAGATGCTTTATGTTTTACCCAAGTGAGATATTGCTCATTTTCACAGTTTTCTCCATTTAAGTCACTGAACAAGTGAGCTGCAGTTGTAACTGCTTTCAGACTGCTCTTGTCATTGACACATAGGCTATGATGAGTTACAAGCTCCCCTCCTGTACCTTCAGTTACAAGCAAGGGCATACTCAGGGATACAGCTACAGCTATACAGCtacattttgggtttggttttttttgtttacttagCTTAAAACAGAAACACACCAGTTTAAAACAAAGCTGCTGATACTCAGATTTGCTCTTAAGTTCCAAAGGTGGACTCTCTTAACTCACAGTCTTGAAAAGTATTTCAAAGCAGCTGGAAGCTTTAAACTacaaatttaaagcaaaacacaTAAAACCCCCCAGATAATCAGTAATTaaaggcaatttttaaaaagaacatgaaaaaatacagtaaaaatctGCATGAGAGGAAGATAGTGTTAgtggtgcagagctgctgttctcAATTGAAAATAATGCAAGCACCTGTTCTGAGTAACAGTACTGATGAGAAAAATTGAAGGCTTCACAGTAATGCACACTTTCAGTGCCACTTTTTAACTACAATGTTTCTTGAAAAGACAGAAAGGATTCAAAACTTGCAGACTtaatatgagaaaaataatccaAACCTCATAGCAACAGAATGCAGAACTAAAGCCAACAGAAATCATGTATGTGACCTATTTCTAGGCCATGATAAGACTGCAAAAGACAAACAATCAGTTTGAAGCCCTTCACGTGCGTGTGAAGAGTTATTGGCACAGGAGCTCCGAATCATTCAGCATGCCCTACATTTGAATCCATGGAATAAACAACCAAAGTCTGGGAAGCTCAGACTGAAAGGAAACCCAAAGATATATGGTCCTTTGGCATCAGAGAAGGTAAACATTACCTTTCCAATGGATTGAGAGATTACAAACTTAGGAGCTGCATTTGCTCCTTTCACTAACAATAGAAACCATAGCAATCCTTCCCAGCCTCTCACAACTGGGAGTAGGGAGCTTTCAAAATTACATCTTCATGCCACAAGCATCTTCTTCAAAAGAGAGAAGATGATACTGTAAAAACAGATCTTTTCAAGTTGAAAAAAATTACGTTTGGTCAGAATTGTACATGAATAGGATTCTGTGTTCAAACAGAACGGTTTGAGCACtcagcagtggcagcacagctgcatgTAAGGCATTTTAGGAATGATTCGAATACAGCTCACTGCCTTCAGCACTTGACTAAATTCAACTAACACGAGCAACCTCTCACATTTTATTACTACAGCTGTGGTCACTGGAATCAACCCCGCAACATCCGCAGCCCGCCCGTAACATCAGATGCAACACAAAGAGCGCGCGCAGCCCCCGTGGAACAGCTGCCTGCACAGTGGAGTGGTGGTGCCAGAGGGGAGAGGTCACTGCCGGGCCAGCCCTGCTAACTGGCCCAGTCCTGGAAGCGGAAGCAGTCCCCGGCGATCTTCCACACGGTGTTGGTGGGGGTGGCCTGTGCTGTCAGCAGGAAGTTCTGATTGAAGTAGCGCTGCTTATCCCCATCAAATTTGACAGTCCCACTTGTCACCACGAGGACTGTTGTCTGGCCTTGAGTAGCTTGCTCTTCACAAGGAGGTATGAAATGATGAAGAAAACAACTCAAACAAAGACTAGCAGGTAAAGAGGCAGGAAATGCACACAGAAGCTTGGTTCAAGTGTGGTTACACTGCGCCAGGCTAAcagctgggtacaggcagggaGTGCAGCTCTGGTGCAGCGTTCCTACACAGACAGCGGTGCGTTCACCAACACGGCTCGGCAATGGCTTTGCCACTTTCATCTCCTGCTCTTCATTTTAGAGCACTGACAAACACCTCCATTTGTGCTTAGAGTGAGCTCTCATTACTCCAGATATACACACATAGAGATATTTAGCAACTTGCATaaactttttccccccattattAGAAATTATATCTTTTccacagcagagcaaagcaaGTGTGTTTGACCACaggcttttccctttcttatATTCCCAAAATGTCCATTAGAAGCCATTTATTAACTTCTCAATTATGAGACTGAGTTTAGGAGTTGTTAATCAGAAATCTAAAGAACTTAACACCTATTCTAGATGTAAAGAAACCAAAGTACACACAGGTTAATAACCATTTGTTCACATGATACTGCAGGTCAGTACAAGAGGCCACCATAAGGGTCTCCCAAGCACAACATAACCTGGTAAGCCACTTTTTCCATACATGAAAATAGATCACATCTGAATATGATCTAAACAAAAAAAGTCCTGAAAGTATTTTCccagacatgaaaaaaaagtgtttaattGCTGCATCTCTTGATTTGTGCTTTATATAAGCACAACTTGACACTTCAACCCTTGGTATTTTCTCTAAGCTTATTCCAAAGGAATTATTAAGCCCTACAATAATTGCTCACTTTcaatagttaaaaaaaatgaaaaagaactaaataaattataatacaACCTTACCGTGAACAGGCTGGCAGTCCAACACATTAACCTGGAATTCACTTGATGGCAACATTTCAAAAAACTTATTTAGTTCTTCTTGCCCAGACACTGCATTTCCATTCCAAACTAATGTTGCTTTGTCCAAATACAGTCTGGTTAAAGCCTGAGTGATtatgaaaatacacatttagGAAAAATATGTAAGCATATAATGAACAACATACTAAACTTACACTGTGAATTACTGATTTCTTCTGTTAGTTTACAGATAAAATGCTTTCCTGAAACAGTAGCTCCTTTTAACAACCAGTGCTCCTGACCAAGAATTAAAACTAACACATTTTCCTTTATGAGTAGCACAGTGACTCATAGCTCAAATATTGATAACATCCCTTTAACAAAGGTAATGACAGAACTGAAGTGGTTGCTTACAAAAGGACAGTGCTACCTTTCCACTGTAAGTTTatcactgattttctttttttttcttctgagaggGAAAGTGTGAAATTATAatttcaggttaaaaaaaagtgaGCAAGACCAGGAACAGGTGAAACTTGAAGAGCACACCAGAACTTCCCAAATGTTTCATAAGCTCTCAGAGCTGAGTAACTGCCCAGCTCTCCTCCAAGGCGTTGACACAACCCAGTCATGTGTGCAGTAACATGGGACTGCTGGTACTTTCACACACTGAACTGCAACTACAGTACATTTAAAATCCCAAACATTGGTCTCCAAGGCTCTCTTGGTGAACATTTGTCACATGGTACCCCATCAGTGTGCCCCAGGAAGACTTGCAGAGCCAAACACAGCTGTACTGCTTCAGCTTCAGGCACtcagaaaaaccccagaacCAAAAGTGGTAACTGCTAATGAAagaggtttggggggaaaaaaaagctaaatcCTGACCTCAAGGGGAAATAAAGCAAGTTCTGCTGCCCTGTACTGACcaaaccctgcagctgcagacacagctgcaCACCAGGTGAACCAGGGCCATGAGAAGTCCAaggctctgctgagcagccccttTTCCAGCAAGGCTGCACAGGAGACAAAATGCTCTGCAGgagcctgaggagcagctgccctgctctgccatggccaGTGCAGCCCATGGGCACCATGCTCAGGTGCTTTGGTGTAGTGACAgccagaaatgcaaacaaacagTGCCAGGACAGTTTTAACTACTGTCAAAGCAGCTACATACCCTTCTCCTCTTGTCCATTGTCTCATAGTAAATATTGACAAACTCATCTGCAGCTCTACAAGCTTGATCCACATAGGTTTTGAAATCCTGCAGGGAAGAAATCAGATCAAATTTTAGTTATGCAATCCAATGATTGACTCAATTTCTCCTGCAAGTCACTTTGACTTCAAATAATGTTGAATTTATTCTAAGCTCCTTTTCTACTTGCAGAAGTACCAGCTGTTAGGCAGGTGACAGTTTCAGCATTAGTTTTGAATGCTGATATAGTTATTGTAtataaattacaaatatttacattgGAAAATGGGCTACAGCTGGCTGCAGGTAGTGTGGCCACACAATTATTCAAGGAAAACAGTTGTTGCTGTGATGGCTGTTCTGAAATAAAGTTAAGGAACAAGATTTATTCAGATACTTCTGAGAATTAGCAAGAACCCCATCACACTGCCCTCCTAGTCTCATTTTTAACATACCTGTATCTATAGAAATATATAGTGAGAGAGAACACCAACATCTGGCTGTATTCCTTCTA
Coding sequences within:
- the NXT2 gene encoding NTF2-related export protein 2, which gives rise to MAASVDFKTYVDQACRAADEFVNIYYETMDKRRRALTRLYLDKATLVWNGNAVSGQEELNKFFEMLPSSEFQVNVLDCQPVHEQATQGQTTVLVVTSGTVKFDGDKQRYFNQNFLLTAQATPTNTVWKIAGDCFRFQDWAS